The following proteins are encoded in a genomic region of Pseudomonas sp. Os17:
- the mltG gene encoding endolytic transglycosylase MltG encodes MRRKLLLLLETGLVLAGLLLGASAWKLHSALEQPLNLSQEQLLDVPAGSTPTGTFNRLQADGVIRDGFWLRLYWRFNLQGQPLHSGEYRMTPGMTAEGLIGLWQRGEVVQYSLTLVEGWNFRQVRNALAKSDKLQQTLAGLSDTQVMEKLGHGGVFPEGRFFPDTYRFVKGMTDAELLEKAYDRLDDVLAKEWSKRADDAPYSDPYQALIMASLVEKETGVPQERGQIAGVFVRRMQIGMLLQTDPTVIYGLGERYTGKLTRAHLKEATPYNTYVIAGLPPTPIAMVGREAIHAALNPVPGKSLYFVARGDGSHVFSDDLDAHNSAVREFQLKRRADYRSSPAPLAAPATPEAESPAPAVTPSPDSASPAPAEAPAAVEPAPAPKSPQ; translated from the coding sequence GTGAGACGTAAATTACTGCTCCTGCTGGAAACCGGACTGGTCCTGGCAGGGCTGCTGCTGGGCGCGAGTGCCTGGAAACTGCATTCGGCCCTGGAACAACCGCTGAACCTCTCCCAGGAGCAGTTGCTGGATGTTCCCGCCGGTTCGACGCCCACCGGCACCTTCAATCGTCTGCAAGCCGATGGCGTGATCCGGGATGGGTTCTGGTTGCGTCTGTACTGGCGCTTCAATCTTCAGGGCCAGCCTCTGCACAGTGGTGAGTACCGCATGACGCCGGGCATGACCGCCGAGGGCCTGATCGGTCTCTGGCAACGCGGCGAGGTGGTGCAGTACAGCCTGACCCTGGTGGAAGGCTGGAACTTCCGCCAGGTGCGCAATGCCTTGGCCAAGAGCGACAAGCTGCAGCAGACCCTGGCTGGCCTCAGCGACACTCAGGTGATGGAAAAGCTCGGCCACGGCGGGGTGTTTCCCGAAGGGCGTTTCTTCCCCGATACCTATCGTTTTGTAAAGGGCATGACCGACGCCGAGCTTCTGGAAAAAGCCTACGACCGCCTGGACGATGTGCTGGCAAAAGAGTGGAGCAAGCGGGCTGATGATGCGCCTTACAGCGATCCCTATCAGGCACTGATCATGGCGTCGCTGGTGGAAAAGGAAACCGGCGTGCCCCAGGAACGTGGACAGATCGCCGGGGTTTTTGTGCGGCGCATGCAGATCGGCATGCTGCTGCAGACCGACCCGACGGTGATCTATGGCCTGGGCGAGCGCTACACCGGCAAGCTGACCCGGGCTCATCTCAAGGAAGCCACGCCCTACAACACTTACGTGATTGCCGGGCTGCCGCCGACGCCGATTGCCATGGTCGGGCGCGAGGCGATTCACGCCGCCCTCAATCCGGTGCCGGGCAAGAGCCTGTATTTTGTTGCCCGGGGCGATGGCAGCCATGTGTTCTCCGATGACCTGGATGCCCATAACAGTGCGGTGCGCGAGTTCCAGCTCAAGCGTCGCGCCGACTACCGCTCCAGTCCGGCGCCGCTGGCCGCCCCGGCCACGCCCGAGGCCGAGAGCCCGGCGCCTGCCGTCACCCCGAGCCCGGACAGCGCATCGCCAGCGCCCGCCGAGGCTCCCGCTGCGGTGGAACCTGCGCCCGCGCCGAAAAGCCCGCAATGA
- a CDS encoding DNA polymerase III subunit delta' — protein MAEVFPWQDGLWQQLAGRTQHAHAYLLHGPAGIGKRALAERLMARLLCQRPNGLDACGQCKSCLLLQAGSHPDNYVLEPEEADKAIKVDQVRELVSFVVQTAQLGGRKVVLIEPVESMNINASNALLKSLEEPSGDTVLLLVSHQPSRLLPTIKSRCVQQACPLPSAAMSQQWLAGALPECSDEERLELLTLAAGSPLAAVGLQAQGVREQRALVVDGVKKLLKQQQSPTQLAEAWNAIPLLLLFDWFCDWSNLVLRYQLTQDEDGLGLPDMRKVLQYLAQKSGQDKVLAIQDWILAQRQKVLSKANLNRVLLLEALLVQWAALPSRH, from the coding sequence GTGGCTGAAGTCTTTCCCTGGCAGGACGGCCTCTGGCAGCAGTTGGCCGGGCGCACGCAACATGCCCACGCCTATCTGCTGCACGGCCCGGCGGGCATTGGCAAGCGAGCCCTGGCAGAACGCCTGATGGCGCGTCTGCTGTGCCAGCGTCCGAACGGGCTGGATGCCTGTGGCCAGTGCAAGTCCTGCCTGTTGCTCCAGGCCGGTAGTCATCCGGACAACTACGTGCTGGAGCCCGAAGAAGCGGACAAGGCGATCAAGGTCGACCAGGTGCGCGAGTTGGTGAGCTTCGTGGTGCAGACCGCGCAGCTGGGGGGGCGCAAGGTGGTGCTGATCGAGCCGGTGGAGTCGATGAATATCAATGCCTCCAACGCCTTGCTGAAAAGCCTTGAGGAGCCTTCCGGGGATACCGTGCTGCTCTTGGTGAGTCATCAGCCGAGCCGCTTGCTGCCGACCATCAAGAGTCGCTGTGTCCAGCAGGCGTGTCCCTTGCCCAGCGCGGCGATGAGCCAGCAATGGCTGGCCGGGGCCCTGCCCGAATGTTCCGATGAGGAGCGGCTGGAGCTATTGACCCTGGCCGCCGGATCACCGCTGGCCGCTGTCGGCTTGCAGGCCCAGGGGGTTCGCGAGCAGCGGGCGCTGGTGGTGGACGGGGTGAAGAAACTGCTCAAGCAGCAGCAATCGCCGACCCAGCTGGCCGAGGCCTGGAACGCCATCCCGCTGTTGCTGTTGTTCGACTGGTTCTGTGACTGGTCGAACCTGGTCCTGCGTTACCAGCTGACCCAGGACGAGGACGGCCTGGGCCTGCCGGACATGCGCAAGGTGTTGCAGTACCTGGCGCAGAAGTCCGGCCAGGACAAGGTGCTGGCGATCCAGGACTGGATCCTGGCCCAGCGACAGAAGGTCCTGAGCAAGGCCAACCTCAACCGCGTGTTGCTGTTGGAGGCACTGTTGGTGCAA
- the tmk gene encoding dTMP kinase, with product MTGLFITLEGPEGAGKSTNREYLAERLRAAGIEVVLTREPGGTPLAERIREVLLTPGEEVMNADTELLLVFAARAQHLATVIRPALARGAVVLCDRFTDSTYAYQGAGRGLSLERIEALERFVQGELRPDLTLVFDLPVDVGLARASARGRLDRFEQEGQAFFQKVRQAYLTRAAAAPQRYCLVDAAQPLARVQQSLDALLPQLLERARG from the coding sequence GTGACTGGCTTGTTTATTACCCTGGAAGGCCCGGAAGGGGCCGGTAAAAGCACCAACCGCGAGTACCTCGCCGAGCGCCTGCGCGCCGCGGGTATCGAGGTGGTGCTGACCCGTGAGCCCGGCGGCACGCCCTTGGCCGAGCGGATTCGCGAAGTGCTGCTGACGCCGGGTGAGGAAGTCATGAATGCCGACACCGAGTTGCTGTTGGTGTTTGCCGCCCGTGCCCAGCATCTGGCCACAGTGATTCGCCCGGCACTGGCTCGCGGCGCGGTGGTCTTGTGTGACCGTTTCACCGATTCGACCTACGCCTATCAGGGGGCCGGTCGTGGCCTTAGCCTTGAGCGCATCGAGGCCCTGGAACGTTTCGTCCAGGGCGAGCTGCGCCCGGACCTGACCCTGGTTTTCGACTTGCCGGTGGATGTCGGCCTGGCCCGGGCCAGTGCCCGCGGTCGGCTGGATCGCTTCGAACAGGAAGGTCAGGCGTTTTTCCAGAAGGTGCGCCAGGCGTACCTGACACGCGCCGCCGCCGCTCCTCAGCGTTATTGCCTGGTGGATGCGGCGCAGCCCCTGGCCCGGGTCCAGCAGTCCCTGGACGCCTTGCTCCCGCAATTGCTGGAGCGCGCCCGTGGCTGA
- the pabC gene encoding aminodeoxychorismate lyase has product MHCWVDGRPADAVSLKDRGLAYGDGLFETIAVRSGQPQLLERHLQRLAEGCRRLALNADQALIRHEVLAYAAALGEGVLKLILTRGDSLRGYAADPAATARRILQGAALPAYAPANAEQGIVLFPCATRLSEQPLLAGLKHLNRLEQVLARAEWRDAEHAEGLMLDGAGRVIEAVFSNLFLVSQGRLLTADLSRCGVAGVMRAEILFQAASLGVSVEVTDISLDQLQQADEVFVCNSVYGIWPVRACAGMRWSAGPLTRKLQGITRALLDA; this is encoded by the coding sequence ATGCACTGCTGGGTCGACGGTCGGCCGGCTGACGCCGTGTCGCTCAAGGACCGCGGCCTGGCCTATGGCGATGGTCTGTTCGAGACCATCGCTGTCAGATCCGGGCAGCCGCAACTGTTGGAGCGGCACTTGCAGCGCCTGGCCGAAGGTTGTCGACGTCTGGCGTTGAATGCCGATCAGGCACTGATTCGCCACGAAGTGCTGGCCTATGCGGCGGCCTTGGGGGAGGGCGTGCTCAAGCTGATCCTGACCCGCGGCGACAGTCTGCGGGGCTATGCCGCCGATCCGGCAGCCACGGCGCGACGCATTCTCCAGGGCGCTGCCTTGCCGGCCTATGCCCCGGCCAATGCCGAGCAGGGCATTGTGCTGTTTCCCTGTGCCACGCGCTTATCCGAGCAGCCGTTGCTGGCGGGCCTCAAGCATCTCAACCGGCTGGAACAGGTGCTGGCTCGCGCCGAATGGCGTGATGCCGAGCATGCCGAAGGCTTGATGCTCGATGGCGCCGGGCGAGTGATCGAAGCGGTGTTCAGCAATCTGTTCCTGGTCAGCCAGGGGCGTTTGCTGACCGCCGACCTGAGCCGGTGCGGGGTGGCCGGGGTGATGCGCGCGGAAATTCTGTTTCAGGCCGCGTCACTGGGAGTTTCCGTGGAGGTCACGGACATAAGCCTCGATCAGTTGCAGCAGGCGGACGAAGTCTTCGTCTGCAATAGCGTCTATGGCATCTGGCCGGTGCGTGCCTGTGCCGGGATGCGCTGGTCGGCGGGACCGCTCACCCGTAAACTGCAGGGCATTACCCGCGCACTACTGGATGCTTGA